A single genomic interval of Osmia lignaria lignaria isolate PbOS001 chromosome 9, iyOsmLign1, whole genome shotgun sequence harbors:
- the LOC117602101 gene encoding proton-coupled amino acid transporter 2 isoform X4, with amino-acid sequence MEMHKNTNSKKSSIRADEMTLKEPHRNGSTYGAFQSKDPILAVEKGSEIESVHNEHGISVHHPTSYLETMMHLFKGNVGSGIFALGDAFKHAGLLLAPPLTIFLGVICVHAQHILIKCNEEVTRRVDDVSASTGFAGTVELCFATGPLALRKYSVFMRQLVNVFLCITQLGFCCVYFVFIATNMKQVLDVYGIEMDVHQHMAVILIPIMLSTWIRNLKYLVPISSMANFLVTAGYIATMYIMFHDLPPVQERRYIADWHDLPLFFGTVIYSFEGITLVLPLKNEMKKPSNFNKSFGVLNVGMVIVGAMFVAMGFISYLKYGDAVAGSVTLNLESTEVVDGKIIVTHSSLPQCIKVAISLSILLTYALQFYVPIAIIWPKIVNQFGPFQWPVIAETVFRSAVCFLTFILAEAIPQLGLFISLVGAVSSTALALVFPPIIEMVVCWQNASLSPFTISKDILIVLIGLLGFVTGTYESLNSIIRAFST; translated from the exons GAATGGCAGCACCTACGGAGCCTTTCAATCGAAGGATCCGATTTTGGCGGTGGAAAAAGGATCTGAAATTGAAAGTGTACATAACGAGCATGGAATTTCCGTTCACCATCCGACCTC GTATTTAGAAACAATGATGCACCTGTTCAAAGGTAACGTCGGGTCCGGTATATTTGCATTAGGGGATGCTTTCAAGCATGCCGGACTATTGCTGGCTCCACCGCTTACAATCTTCCTTGGGGTTATTTGTGTTCATGCCCAACATATTCTG ATTAAGTGTAACGAAGAGGTGACGCGTCGTGTTGATGATGTGAGTGCCTCGACTGGATTCGCTGGTACCGTAGAATTGTGCTTTGCTACCGGGCCTCTTGCACTCCGAAAATACTCCGTATTTATGAG ACAATTGgttaatgtatttttatgtatcaCGCAACTCGGATTTTGCTGCGTTTATTTCGTTTTCATCGCCACCAATATGAAGCAG GTGTTGGACGTGTACGGGATCGAGATGGACGTTCATCAACACATGGCTGTGATTCTGATCCCCATAATGCTCAGCACGTGGATCAGGAACCTGAAGTACCTGGTGCCGATTTCCTCGATGGCAAATTTTCTGGTCACAGCGGGCTACATCGCCACAATGTATATAATGTTCCACGATTTGCCACCCGTTCAAGAGAGACGGTACATAGCGGATTGGCACGATCTGCCTCTATTCTTTGGCACTGTGATATATTCTTTCGAGGGTATCACTTTG GTTTTACCCCTGAAGAATGAAATGAAGAAACCGAGTAATTTCAATAAATCGTTCGGTGTTCTGAACGTGGGAATGGTTATTGTAGGCGCGATGTTCGTCGCGATGGGTTTTATATCGTATTTAAAATATGGCGATGCAGTGGCTGGATCTGTAACGTTAAATCTCGAATCCACTGAAGT GGTGGATGGAAAAATCATCGTCACGCATTCAAG CTTACCACAATGCATTAAAGTTGCCATCTCGTTGAGTATATTACTCACGTATGCATTGCAATTTTACGTTCCCATTGCGATCATTTGGCCGAAGATCGTCAATCAATTTGGCCCTTTCCAGTGGCCAGTTATAGCAGAGACTGTTTTCCGTTCCGCGGTTTGTTTCCTCACAT TCATCCTAGCCGAGGCGATACCTCAACTGGGTCTGTTCATATCATTGGTGGGCGCAGTGAGCAGCACCGCCCTCGCCCTGGTATTTCCACCGATCATTGAGATGGTTGTGTGTTGGCAGAACGCATCTCTTAGTCCTTTCACGATATCAAAAGACATCTTGATAGTACTGATCGGTCTCCTAGGCTTCGTTACAGGAACGTACGAGAGCCTTAACTCGATCATTCGGGCGTTTAGCAcgtaa
- the LOC117602095 gene encoding cilia- and flagella-associated protein 99, which yields MNCTEEELTKRNVFHLNILNPLIKIFESYMIIKKELSPDEFCLMLFAKKEEKERCENDYDLLRERFDNLEDLKVLKDLSISEQNIIADLFINIVRYESVLEAISKDFLNHLHYRNNNELYQTMVLVYTLSYRISNLFFEESIDCFVHFKIKKILSLVLYLLRSETSNLYYEKGRLIFEEDFVEQKLVLPFLEITSCLEKLRDQLKEYLRKMKKPKPKLTIPTFMNVLNHPRHPTRAPPPTPEDLSAMRFARDVPRTNYVKPSTEMRLESLRVANKLQAMNLLKDANENAPSCLKRCKVFVKSTEEEKPKATFVRKSAPTFKPVVVKHTAASTLRECARVIGNEEKEIRKLKGLLEGGLDPSAISKFEEEKRQQQKEEELLKIQEKHLLGLLTHEGAFIAKQSLLNDIKSHAESVRKEKQELYEKLEKWREDHNKQMIEIVEKCREVEQSSREAFNAMIDEKRQKAAEVSEESRQLKLQMIKQREEETQRKIKLIQEIKTLQSLRALPFKDFDPTESSGLGLFCEMSLVELKERLFWTKMKLNEEIQNRKSAIRQQRDRQKNLIKDTRRALEEYKANKQAAPSMKSELKEVSSPEIEALRKMLEERRALRYQKNNVCNSSFNK from the exons atgaattgcACAGAGGAGgag ctGACGAAGAGGaatgtttttcatttgaataTCTTGAATCCTTTGatcaaaatttttgaaagttaTATGATAATTAAGAAAGAACTAAGTCCGGATGAATTTTGCTTAATGTTATtcgcgaagaaagaagagaaagaacgaTGCGAAAATGATTACGATTTGCTCAGGGAACGTTTTGATAATCTTGAAGATCTTAAG GTTTTAAAGGATTTATCAATCTCGGAGCAGAATATAATTGCCgatttgtttataaatattgttcGTTACGAGTCGGTCTTGGAGGCAATAAGCAAGGATTTTTTGAACCATCTTCATTATCGCAATAATAACGAGTTGTATCAAACTATGG TGCTGGTGTACACTCTCTCATACAGAATTTCCAATCTATTTTTCGAAGAATCTATCGACTGTTTCGTTCactttaaaattaagaaaatcttGTCTTTGGTTTTATATCTTCTTCGTTCGGAAACCTCGAACCTTTATTACGAGAAGGGTCGTTTAATTTTCGAGGAAGATTTTGTGGAACAGAAACTTGTACTACCATTTTTAGAGATTACGTCGTGTTTAGAG AAACTTCGGGACCAATTAAAGGAGTATCTGCGAAAGATGAAGAAGCCTAAACCAAAATTAACAATTCCAACGTTTATGAACGTTTTGAATCATCCGAGGCACCCAACCAGAGCACCTCCTCCTACACCTGAA GACTTGTCGGCGATGAGATTCGCCCGAGATGTACCGAGGACAAATTACGTTAAACCATCGACTGAGATGAGATTGGAATCGTTGCGAGTTGCGAACAAATTGCAAGCTATGAATTTATTGAAGGATGCGAACGAGAATGCACCGAGTTGTCTGAAACGTTGCAAAGTTTTCGTGAAGTCAACTGAGGAAGAAAAACCGAAAGCTACATTCGTAAGGAAATCGGCTCCGACGTTCaag CCTGTCGTGGTGAAACACACGGCAGCTTCGACTTTGAGGGAATGCGCTCGTGTGATCGGtaacgaagagaaagaaataagaaa ATTAAAGGGTTTATTGGAAGGGGGGCTGGATCCATCGGCGATATCAAAGTTCGAGGAAGAGAAACGGCAAcaacagaaagaagaagaattgTTAAAGATTCAAGAGAAACATCTTTTAGGGTTGTTAACACACGAAGGTGCTTTTATTGCAAAGCAATCGTTGTTAAATGACATTAAATCCCACGCTGAAAGTGTACGGAAAGAG aaacaagaattgtatgaaaaattagaaaaatggaGAGAAGATCATAATAAACAGATGATAGAAATCGTCGAAAAATGCCGTGAAGTTGAACAATCATCTCGCGAAGCTTTTAACGCTATGATCGATGAAAAACGACAAAAAG CTGCTGAAGTATCGGAAGAATCACGTCAATTGAAACTCCAGATGATAAAACAGAGAGAGGAAGAAACTCAGAGAAAGATAAAATTGATACAAGAAATCAAAACGCTTCAATCATTACGAGCTTTACCTTTTAAAGATTTCGATCCTACCGAATCCAGTGGGTTGGGTCTTTTTTGCGAAATGTCCTTAGTGGAG CTGAAAGAACGATTATTTTGGACGAAGATGAAATTGAACGAAGAGATCCAGAACCGGAAGTCCGCCATTCGCCAACAACGCGATCGACAGAAAAATTTGATCAAAGATACTCGTAGAGCACTCGAAGAATATAAAGCAAACAA ACAAGCTGCTCCATCGATGAAATCGGAGCTGAAGGAAGTAAGTTCACCGGAAATAGAGGCGTTGCGAAAGATGTTGGAGGAACGAAGAGCTTTAAGATATCAAAAGAACAACGTCTGTAATTCTAGTTTTAACAAGTAA